In Arsenicicoccus dermatophilus, a genomic segment contains:
- a CDS encoding LysR family transcriptional regulator ArgP — protein MTKGSFMYGDPAQLSALLAVVTEGSFEGAADVLGVSPSAVSQRIKALESRIGQVVVQRTRPCRATPTGEVLLRHARQLELLEAETRAALEPHGRTPTLPVAINADSLATWGRDLLRLVAEAGDVALELRVEDQGHSAELLRAGRVLAAVTADPVAVQGCSVEPLPAARYVPVAAIGLWERHGRSLSGLPMVTFNDKDRLQHDVLRRLGLADPPLVHQVPSTEDFAQAVRLGLGWGALPVQQLGRGPDALADQGLVAVAPGHDVRVPLHWQRWRIDSPVLDRLSGWVRSAAAAPPR, from the coding sequence TTGACCAAGGGGTCCTTCATGTATGGCGATCCGGCCCAGCTGTCAGCACTGCTCGCGGTGGTGACCGAGGGCTCCTTCGAGGGCGCCGCGGACGTGCTCGGCGTGTCGCCGTCCGCGGTGAGCCAGCGCATCAAGGCGCTGGAGTCCCGGATCGGGCAGGTGGTCGTGCAGCGCACCCGCCCCTGCCGGGCCACCCCCACCGGGGAGGTCCTGCTGCGGCACGCCCGACAGCTGGAGCTGCTCGAGGCCGAGACCCGCGCCGCCCTGGAGCCCCACGGCCGGACGCCCACCCTGCCGGTCGCGATCAACGCCGACTCCCTCGCCACCTGGGGGCGTGACCTGCTGCGGCTGGTGGCGGAGGCGGGCGACGTGGCCCTGGAGCTGCGCGTCGAGGACCAGGGGCACAGCGCCGAGCTGTTGCGCGCCGGGCGGGTGCTCGCGGCGGTGACCGCGGATCCGGTGGCCGTGCAGGGCTGCTCGGTGGAGCCGCTGCCCGCTGCGCGCTATGTCCCCGTGGCGGCCATCGGCCTGTGGGAGCGCCACGGCCGCAGCCTGTCGGGGCTGCCGATGGTCACCTTCAACGACAAGGACCGGCTGCAGCACGACGTGCTGCGACGGCTCGGGCTCGCGGACCCGCCGCTGGTCCACCAGGTCCCGTCGACCGAGGACTTCGCCCAGGCGGTGCGGCTCGGCCTCGGGTGGGGCGCCCTCCCGGTGCAGCAGCTGGGCCGCGGCCCGGACGCCCTGGCGGACCAGGGTCTCGTCGCCGTCGCCCCCGGGCACGACGTGCGCGTGCCCCTGCACTGGCAGCGCTGGCGGATCGACTCGCCCGTGCTGGACCGGCTCAGCGGGTGGGTGCGGTCCGCTGCCGCAGCGCCTCCTCGATGA
- a CDS encoding HAD family hydrolase, whose translation MSSCPRVFATDFDGTLLRSDHTLSARSVAAISAAESAGCLVVVVTARPPRWMDEFRAQVGAHGLVICGNGSFVYDAHGGTVVEEHPIDRATVLEVVGLLRAALPGTAFALEGRSGMAAEDAFVAIPGPSGEPVRDTRRVGPLETLLDEELPGKLLARHPATALDEFLVRAAEVVGDRVQLAYSGAPGLAEMTARGVTKAVALQRWCAEHGIQAGDVWAFGDMPNDIPMLAWAGRGYAVGNAHPQAVAAASHRCGRNDEDGVAQVIEEALRQRTAPTR comes from the coding sequence ATGAGCTCCTGCCCGCGCGTCTTCGCCACCGACTTCGACGGGACCCTGCTGCGCAGCGACCACACCCTGTCCGCGCGGTCGGTCGCCGCCATCTCGGCCGCGGAGTCCGCGGGCTGCCTCGTCGTGGTGGTCACCGCGCGACCGCCCCGCTGGATGGACGAGTTCCGGGCGCAGGTGGGCGCGCACGGGCTGGTGATCTGCGGCAACGGCTCGTTCGTGTACGACGCGCACGGGGGCACCGTGGTCGAGGAGCACCCGATCGACCGGGCGACCGTGTTGGAGGTCGTCGGGCTGCTGCGGGCGGCGCTGCCGGGCACGGCCTTCGCGCTGGAGGGACGCTCGGGCATGGCCGCGGAGGACGCCTTCGTCGCCATACCGGGACCGTCCGGGGAGCCGGTGCGCGACACCCGCCGCGTGGGGCCGCTGGAGACGCTCCTCGACGAGGAGCTGCCCGGCAAGCTGCTGGCGCGGCACCCGGCGACGGCGCTGGACGAGTTCCTGGTGCGCGCGGCCGAGGTCGTCGGGGACCGGGTGCAGCTGGCCTACTCCGGGGCGCCCGGCCTCGCCGAGATGACCGCCCGCGGGGTCACCAAGGCCGTTGCGCTGCAGCGCTGGTGCGCCGAGCACGGGATCCAGGCCGGGGACGTGTGGGCCTTCGGCGACATGCCCAACGACATCCCCATGCTCGCCTGGGCAGGGCGCGGCTATGCCGTCGGCAACGCCCACCCGCAGGCCGTCGCCGCGGCGTCGCACCGGTGCGGGCGCAACGACGAGGACGGCGTCGCGCAGGTCATCGAGGAGGCGCTGCGGCAGCGGACCGCACCCACCCGCTGA